The Methanobacterium sp. DNA window TTAAGAGAAAACGAAAGTGTAGTTAATTTTACCAGAGAATTCGTAGAAAGTGGTAAACCAGTATTTGCCATTTGTCATGCGCCTCAACTTTTAATAACTGCCAAAGTAATAGAAGGACGTGAGGTAGCTGGCTGGAAATCAATAATAGTGGATATAGAAAACGCAGGGGGAAATTATATAAATAAAGAAGTAGTTGAAGACGGTAATATAATCTCCAGCCGTGGACCTAACGATATACCCGCTTTTATTGAAAGTTCTTTGAAAAAATTAGCATAAGATTTACTTTTTTTCTTTAATTTAATCAAAATAGTTGTTTAGAATTAAATTTCATCTGTAATGTCTGATAAAATGGACATTCCCATAATAATCTGTCCTTCGTTATCTCTAATTGGTTTTGAACTGGTACTTATAATTGTTGTGGTACCATCATTTTTTAAAATAGCGATTTTTTCATCTTCTATTTCCTCACCCATGACAATAGAACGTATTAAAGGCCAATCTTCAGTTTTAAGTTGAGTTCCATCGGGATAAAACCCTTTAAAGGGGAATATATCTTCCATATCTCCTTCTTTTAAAAAACCATCAGAAATCTCTTCAAATTTTTTATTTTTAACAAGGTGACTTCCGGAAGCAGCATCTACAATGATTATACCGTGGAGTAATTGATCTATCAAGGTATTAAACTTGTTTTTTTCAATTTCAAGGTTCTTAATAGCGTCAATTAGTTTTTTCTCCGTTTCTTTATGGGCTTTTATTTCATTGTTTAATTTTTCTTCAGTCTCAATTAATTCTTCTTCGTGCCATTCAATTAACTTTCTAAGGTCATTATGAGTTTTCATCAATTCTTTTTCAATTTCTTTACGTTCAATAGCATAATATATTGATCTGGACAATAATTTACCGTCAATTTCCCCTTTAATCATATAATCCTGGGCACCTTCACGCACAGCCCTAACTGCAATTTCCTCATCATCAAAACCGCTTAATATAACTATTGGTATATCTGGAACCTGATCATAGGTTCTTATGAAAGTATCAAATCCCCAGCTATCTGGAAGGTTTAAATCAAGCAATAAAACATCAAATTTAGTATTAAAAAGCATCTCAAAGCCTTTTTTTAGTTTATTGGCGTGTTTCAACTTAAATTGAATATTAGGAGTATCCCTTAACATTTCCCTTATAATAACAGCATCTTCGGGACTATCTTCAATTAATAAGATATTGACAGGCTTATTTTTCATGATATTTCTCCATTATTTTTAGTTTTTTTAAATACTATTTTAATCATAAATCATCCCATTTTTCATGCAGTTTGGAAAATATTTTAGCAAGCGTAATAATGTCCTGTCTGTTATGTTCAATTATAGGAATTAATGGCCCTATATTTCCAGTTTTATTATAGACTTTGTAAAATTCAGGAACAAGGCCGCTGGGTATGTCGTCTTCTCTTTCAATACCAAATATATGTTTTTCTATTGTGGTTAATTTACAGTTTGGTAAATTATCACTCCATGCACGCCTTGAAAAATGGAGTAAATCGAAATGAGGTTTATTAATATCTTTTTTTACACCATAATGCTTCATTCTGTTAAAAA harbors:
- a CDS encoding response regulator — protein: MKNKPVNILLIEDSPEDAVIIREMLRDTPNIQFKLKHANKLKKGFEMLFNTKFDVLLLDLNLPDSWGFDTFIRTYDQVPDIPIVILSGFDDEEIAVRAVREGAQDYMIKGEIDGKLLSRSIYYAIERKEIEKELMKTHNDLRKLIEWHEEELIETEEKLNNEIKAHKETEKKLIDAIKNLEIEKNKFNTLIDQLLHGIIIVDAASGSHLVKNKKFEEISDGFLKEGDMEDIFPFKGFYPDGTQLKTEDWPLIRSIVMGEEIEDEKIAILKNDGTTTIISTSSKPIRDNEGQIIMGMSILSDITDEI
- a CDS encoding type 1 glutamine amidotransferase domain-containing protein, with product MSKIAVLIGPKFEDVEYIKPSQAFKDAGHKLTHIGFKEGQTVDGKEEKTRVRIEKSAVDASTNDYDALFIPGGCSPDKLRENESVVNFTREFVESGKPVFAICHAPQLLITAKVIEGREVAGWKSIIVDIENAGGNYINKEVVEDGNIISSRGPNDIPAFIESSLKKLA